From Granulicella sp. WH15, the proteins below share one genomic window:
- a CDS encoding FlxA-like family protein — MRRSGPSQSPSLRGPWRIVPLLVLFLAPPLHAQTTNTVTNPTDLSQQIQQLTDAMARTQAQLQESQRQLDAMRAQLAALQSQLSQTTAATTDTTKAIDDLRERQEMQATQIATHDQIKVETASKYPLKITGQLLFNGFVNTRAVDAPSTPTLALPGSGSTGATVRQTVLGFDARGPHILGAQSYADLHVDFAGSPPTSGTSTGISYTGYASNNATLLRLRTAHAGLRWDHTEAYFSLDRPIFSPDSPATLTAVAEPALAWSGNLWTWNPQLGITHDLPFATTHALRLQAALVDVGDAPLPVPSAAAAVPPTLSEQSRWPGVEARIAVLGSTTPDEGSHIGIGGYFAPHRDPLGYRFDSWAGTLDTRLQLPAHFALTGSFYRGQSLGGLGAGAYKDLAYRTSMTTGSYRYRPLSDVGGWAQLQQTVNARLQFNAAFGIDNAFANELRRYASPTGTIYQNLARNRTYTGNVIYSPSAYLVFSLEYRHLISSPISSPATSSNIIGLGAGYRF, encoded by the coding sequence ATGAGAAGGTCTGGACCTAGCCAATCGCCGAGCCTACGCGGGCCGTGGCGCATCGTGCCGCTGCTCGTGCTCTTTCTCGCCCCGCCCCTGCACGCGCAAACAACAAATACGGTTACAAATCCCACAGACCTCTCCCAACAGATCCAGCAGCTCACCGACGCCATGGCCCGCACCCAGGCACAGCTTCAGGAATCGCAGCGCCAACTGGACGCCATGCGCGCCCAGCTAGCCGCGCTGCAAAGCCAGCTATCCCAAACCACCGCCGCTACCACCGACACTACCAAGGCCATCGACGACCTCCGCGAGCGCCAGGAGATGCAGGCCACCCAGATCGCCACTCACGACCAGATCAAGGTCGAAACCGCATCAAAATACCCTCTCAAGATCACCGGCCAGCTCCTCTTCAACGGCTTCGTCAACACCCGCGCCGTCGACGCTCCCTCCACGCCCACCCTGGCCCTCCCCGGCTCCGGCAGCACCGGAGCCACCGTCCGCCAGACCGTCCTCGGTTTTGACGCCCGCGGCCCCCACATCCTCGGCGCGCAGAGCTACGCCGACCTGCACGTCGACTTCGCGGGCAGCCCGCCGACCTCCGGCACCAGCACCGGCATCAGCTACACCGGCTACGCCAGCAACAACGCCACCCTGCTGCGTCTCCGCACCGCCCACGCGGGCCTCCGCTGGGACCACACCGAAGCCTACTTCTCCCTCGACCGTCCCATCTTCAGCCCCGACAGCCCAGCCACCCTCACCGCCGTAGCCGAGCCCGCACTCGCCTGGTCCGGCAACCTCTGGACATGGAATCCGCAGCTCGGCATCACCCACGACCTCCCCTTCGCCACCACGCACGCCCTCCGTCTGCAAGCCGCCCTGGTCGATGTAGGCGACGCCCCACTCCCCGTCCCCTCTGCAGCAGCGGCCGTCCCCCCCACGCTCTCCGAGCAGAGCCGCTGGCCCGGTGTTGAAGCCCGCATCGCCGTCCTCGGCAGCACCACCCCGGACGAGGGCTCCCACATCGGCATCGGCGGCTACTTCGCACCCCACCGCGATCCCCTCGGCTACCGTTTCGACTCCTGGGCGGGCACGCTGGACACGCGCCTCCAACTCCCCGCTCACTTCGCTCTCACCGGCAGCTTCTATCGCGGCCAGTCCCTCGGCGGCCTCGGCGCGGGAGCCTACAAAGATCTCGCCTACCGCACCAGTATGACCACCGGCAGCTACCGCTACCGTCCCCTCAGCGACGTGGGAGGCTGGGCGCAGCTCCAGCAGACCGTCAACGCCCGCCTCCAGTTCAACGCCGCCTTCGGAATCGACAACGCCTTCGCCAACGAGCTTCGCCGCTACGCCTCCCCCACCGGCACCATCTACCAGAACCTCGCCCGCAACCGCACGTACACCGGCAACGTCATCTATAGCCCCAGCGCCTACCTCGTCTTCTCCCTGGAGTACCGCCACCTCATCAGCTCCCCCATCTCTTCCCCGGCCACCAGCAGCAACATTATCGGCCTGGGCGCGGGGTATCGCTTCTGA
- a CDS encoding NAD-dependent epimerase/dehydratase family protein yields the protein MHTKTPKAVVCGAGGFIGGHLVKGLLSQGIQVIRAVDIKPLDEWHQLSPEVENLSLDLKHQQSCLTATQGATHVYQLAADMGGMGFIEQNKALCMLSVLTNTNMLLAACESGVSRFFYASSACVYNAARQTRPDVIALKEQDAYPAMPEDGYGWEKLFSERMCRHFQEDFGLTCRVARYHNVYGPQGTWRGGREKAPAAICRKVIEAKLSGSHEINIWGDGHQTRSFMFIDDCVHGTQSIMNSNIDEPINLGSSELVSINQLVDIAEEIAGIRLHRTYDLTAPRGVNGRNSDNTMILNRLGWEPSIRLRDGMKKTYRWIEEQMQADLHHHPIPRAHADLPHAILR from the coding sequence ATGCATACCAAAACACCCAAGGCAGTCGTCTGCGGAGCAGGCGGATTCATCGGCGGCCACCTCGTCAAAGGTCTTCTATCCCAGGGCATCCAGGTCATCCGCGCCGTCGATATCAAACCGCTCGACGAGTGGCACCAACTCTCCCCCGAAGTCGAAAACCTCTCCCTCGATCTCAAACACCAGCAAAGCTGCCTGACCGCGACCCAAGGAGCCACCCACGTCTACCAACTCGCCGCGGACATGGGCGGCATGGGCTTCATCGAGCAGAACAAAGCCCTCTGTATGCTCAGCGTGCTGACCAACACCAACATGCTTCTGGCCGCCTGCGAGTCCGGCGTCTCGCGCTTCTTCTACGCCTCCTCCGCCTGCGTCTACAACGCCGCCCGCCAGACCCGCCCAGACGTCATCGCCCTCAAGGAGCAGGACGCCTACCCCGCCATGCCCGAAGACGGCTACGGCTGGGAAAAGCTCTTCAGCGAGCGCATGTGCCGCCACTTTCAGGAAGACTTCGGCCTCACCTGCCGCGTCGCGCGCTACCACAACGTCTACGGCCCCCAGGGCACCTGGCGCGGCGGCCGCGAGAAGGCGCCAGCCGCCATCTGCCGCAAGGTCATCGAGGCCAAGCTCTCCGGCTCCCACGAGATCAATATCTGGGGCGACGGCCATCAGACCCGCAGCTTCATGTTCATCGACGACTGCGTCCACGGCACCCAGAGCATCATGAACAGCAACATCGACGAGCCCATCAACCTGGGCTCCAGCGAGCTGGTCAGCATCAATCAACTGGTCGATATCGCCGAAGAGATCGCAGGCATCCGGCTCCACCGCACCTACGACCTCACCGCTCCCCGAGGCGTCAATGGCCGCAACAGCGACAACACCATGATCCTCAATCGCCTGGGCTGGGAGCCATCCATCCGCCTCCGCGACGGTATGAAGAAGACCTATCGCTGGATCGAAGAGCAGATGCAAGCAGACCTCCACCACCACCCCATCCCGCGCGCCCATGCCGACTTACCCCACGCCATCCTGAGGTAA
- a CDS encoding AraC family transcriptional regulator → MKRITARERDGAGLRHILVGAEDELPPHHVWYEGKGYSLYAAEQPKSSWREHSHDCVQVTIGLEPAHVQATWTGSKAAGQRELNGNLVSIIPPGEPHSTLWQRRAILIHLYLGNGLLEEVAKKLGDVPGARLRPVYLVRDLFVEEMGRVLFRECRGGRPAKFFVDGAVGTLVTHLLRAYGAEASAVEAQPGGLGPARERKVREYVERCLEGDLSIHALAGVVGMNPQYFASAFRVTTGFTPHRYVSHRRIARAQQWLAESEQTIAEIAYRCGFKSQGQFTTLFRQFTGMTPGRFRVEKLGE, encoded by the coding sequence ATGAAGAGGATTACGGCTCGGGAGCGGGATGGTGCGGGGTTGCGGCATATCCTCGTGGGGGCCGAGGATGAGCTGCCGCCGCATCATGTCTGGTATGAGGGTAAGGGCTACTCGCTGTATGCGGCTGAGCAGCCGAAGAGTTCGTGGCGGGAGCACTCTCACGACTGCGTGCAGGTGACGATTGGGTTGGAGCCCGCGCATGTGCAGGCTACGTGGACCGGCTCCAAGGCGGCTGGGCAGAGGGAGCTGAATGGGAACCTGGTGTCGATTATTCCGCCGGGGGAGCCGCACAGCACGCTTTGGCAGCGGCGGGCGATTCTGATTCATCTTTATCTGGGGAATGGGCTGCTGGAAGAGGTGGCGAAGAAGCTGGGCGATGTGCCGGGCGCGCGGCTGCGGCCGGTTTACCTGGTGCGGGATCTGTTTGTGGAGGAGATGGGGCGGGTACTCTTTCGGGAGTGTCGCGGGGGGCGGCCCGCGAAGTTCTTTGTGGATGGGGCGGTGGGAACGCTGGTGACGCATCTGCTGCGGGCTTACGGGGCGGAGGCTTCGGCTGTAGAGGCGCAGCCTGGAGGGCTGGGGCCTGCTCGTGAGCGAAAGGTGCGGGAGTATGTCGAGCGATGCCTGGAGGGGGATCTTTCGATCCATGCGCTGGCTGGGGTTGTGGGGATGAACCCGCAGTACTTTGCGAGTGCGTTTCGGGTGACGACGGGGTTTACGCCGCATCGGTATGTGTCGCACCGGAGGATCGCGAGGGCGCAGCAGTGGCTGGCGGAGTCGGAGCAGACGATTGCGGAGATTGCTTATCGGTGTGGGTTCAAGAGCCAGGGGCAGTTTACGACGTTGTTCCGGCAGTTTACGGGGATGACGCCGGGGAGGTTTCGGGTGGAGAAGTTAGGGGAGTGA
- a CDS encoding cupin, translating into MSTETASPLIPTEQLTRAAAIYEYSKAANPIESGATPAIPIRQFSPEIYATGPSRFIPLDLSEALRTPYPATGPSLLASFVRIQAGEQLTSAPNASSEFFYVIHGSGHTETANGSIAWKTGDFVALPALETIHNADTDTAFYLVNDSPLFAYLGAQKATSRFQPTVYTHEAVMAELEAAKNDPESSKRSRISVLLANKNFEQTMTITHTLWTMFGVVSPGTRQLPHRHQSVALDFVVDAQPGAYTLLGPELNPDGTIKDAIRVDWVKGAAFVTPPGFWHEHINASSADAYVMPIQDAGLHTYLRTLDIQFFTED; encoded by the coding sequence ATGAGCACCGAGACCGCATCTCCCCTCATCCCCACCGAGCAGCTCACCCGCGCCGCCGCCATCTACGAGTACAGCAAGGCGGCCAACCCCATCGAGTCCGGCGCCACCCCCGCCATACCCATCCGGCAGTTCTCGCCCGAGATCTACGCCACCGGTCCCAGCCGCTTCATCCCACTCGACCTGAGCGAGGCCCTGCGCACCCCCTACCCCGCCACCGGCCCCAGTCTTCTCGCCAGCTTCGTCCGCATCCAGGCGGGCGAGCAGCTCACCAGCGCCCCCAACGCCAGCAGCGAGTTCTTCTACGTCATCCACGGCAGCGGCCACACCGAGACCGCCAACGGCTCCATCGCCTGGAAGACCGGCGACTTCGTAGCTCTGCCCGCGCTCGAGACCATCCACAACGCTGACACCGACACTGCCTTCTACCTCGTCAACGACTCGCCCCTCTTCGCCTACCTCGGCGCGCAGAAGGCGACCTCCCGCTTCCAGCCCACGGTCTACACTCATGAAGCCGTAATGGCCGAGCTTGAAGCCGCCAAGAACGATCCCGAGTCCTCGAAGCGCAGCCGCATCAGCGTCCTGCTGGCCAACAAGAACTTCGAGCAGACCATGACCATCACCCATACCCTGTGGACGATGTTCGGCGTCGTCTCCCCCGGTACCCGCCAGCTGCCCCACCGCCACCAGTCGGTCGCTTTGGACTTCGTAGTCGACGCGCAGCCCGGAGCCTACACCCTCCTCGGCCCCGAACTGAACCCCGACGGCACCATCAAGGACGCCATCCGCGTCGACTGGGTCAAGGGCGCGGCCTTCGTCACGCCTCCGGGCTTCTGGCACGAGCACATCAACGCGTCGTCCGCGGACGCCTACGTCATGCCAATCCAGGACGCCGGTCTGCACACCTACCTCCGCACCCTGGACATCCAGTTCTTCACCGAAGACTAA
- a CDS encoding glycerophosphodiester phosphodiesterase family protein: protein MTKKAMSLFGTARWTVALLFLLPAMSQMLAEEPIRIIGHRGGVVDEHHPENSAGAVKEAIARGYWMVEIDLDEPKGGGIVVHHMSFLQDFGVNKQPSDMTMAEIRELTSPVDHSHPLAFSEYAALCKGKIQLMIDTKQAGHPKSYYESMEKTLRDNGLLENAFFIGTDETREYFKGKARISIGVSELAKRLDAGEDLSKTYFLFDHGITLNERSVELAKRAGIPVVVSINEFHYAYVHSPDPIAAAHADVDRARRLGVKYFQIDETYDKWLR from the coding sequence ATGACCAAGAAAGCTATGTCACTTTTCGGAACGGCCCGCTGGACCGTTGCTCTTTTATTCCTGCTGCCAGCAATGTCCCAGATGCTTGCGGAAGAACCCATTCGGATTATTGGGCATCGTGGTGGTGTGGTAGATGAACACCATCCTGAAAACTCCGCGGGAGCAGTCAAGGAAGCGATTGCCCGAGGCTATTGGATGGTGGAGATCGATCTGGATGAGCCCAAGGGAGGAGGCATTGTGGTGCATCACATGTCTTTCCTTCAGGACTTCGGCGTCAATAAGCAGCCGAGCGATATGACGATGGCTGAGATTCGGGAGTTGACTTCTCCTGTCGATCACTCGCATCCTCTCGCGTTCAGCGAGTATGCGGCTCTGTGCAAAGGCAAGATCCAGCTCATGATTGATACCAAGCAGGCCGGGCATCCCAAGAGCTACTACGAATCCATGGAGAAAACTCTTCGGGACAATGGCCTGCTGGAGAATGCTTTCTTTATTGGCACGGATGAGACGCGAGAGTACTTCAAGGGGAAGGCCCGGATCAGCATCGGTGTGTCGGAGCTGGCCAAGAGGCTGGACGCCGGAGAGGATCTTTCGAAGACGTACTTTCTGTTTGACCACGGGATAACGCTCAACGAAAGAAGCGTAGAGCTTGCGAAGCGCGCGGGAATTCCAGTGGTTGTTTCGATCAACGAATTTCACTATGCGTACGTGCATAGCCCTGACCCGATTGCGGCCGCACATGCCGATGTCGACCGGGCTCGACGACTGGGAGTGAAATACTTCCAGATTGATGAGACGTACGATAAGTGGCTGCGTTGA
- a CDS encoding TonB-dependent receptor, with product MPGRNALSNRPSLGSNRYQEANMRQKRYSSTFSFSFRSIFRFAFLFSLVFVSGPFAKAQKITASLTGTVRDASAATIQNAAITATNTGTQVSATTRTDRAGQFEFSNLPPGPYSLSVDAAGFKRLLRSGLVLNIDQTVHFDLGLEVGSDNQTVEVNSAEPLLEAQTSDIGQVIDNKSIENLPLNQRNPFALVLLVPGVSGTVTSTFTGLQFNVNGGRSGTTDVLLDGVPSAPPTDDSNALTIFPSVDATQEFKVQTSNYSVQFGNAGGGIMNVLYKSGTNDLHGSVYDYFRNSYLDANNYFSNQAGVPLPSFKRNQFGFSLGGPVYIPKLYNGRDKTFFFVDYEGLRQDTATSVLTTVPTLAERGGDFSADTTSSGAPITLYDPTTTKATTSSSGGITYTRAPFKGNKIDPSRFDPVSANILKYFPLPNRSSSSGRNNYFAAGSAPYTINQYDIKVDEILSARQRMSFRFSKRNPVSGFAPLLPASILVAQTATISAQPAIGAGFDYTFAKSSTYIFELRAGVSHVYQNATAPSSGFDPTTLGFPSYLASSALATSKSALTFPAIVPSGYVQIGAGNYGSIGSAGYLGDTFLINNTKIVHHHTLNFGGEFRILANNDDQVGQASGNFSFGTNFTQGPNALTASSSAGDGFASFLLGLGSGSVTHYFKVVNTISHYAAGYLQDDWTASDKLTLNLGIRYDLFLPRTERDNRTTYLDLNVPSPLAATTGLTSLKGGLEYAGVNGNPRTTTDTVYKNFAPRVGFAYHPIDRLVVRGAFGIFFTNNPNQAASTVQNTGYRTSTSYLGTIDGATPNNYLSNPFPGGAFTPVTGSSLGLVTGTGGSISASIRRQPSPYTENYNLGVEYQLAKDWMVGVSYVGNHGVQLPTSPNYDQLPDSDLALGSQLLATVPNPLQGQVQIAGPLSGATIQKRYLLSPFPQFTGVSGVVVAGAISHYDSVQIRVEKRFSKRATLLLSYTGSKSMDDDSVGFGGNFGTNGVYQDASIPLIQDSYSLSTFDVSRNLVISGVYKLPIGRGELFGNSWNRFVDALFGGYQFNGIFSAHNGNPLAFSANNVANILNPGERPNSNGQNASLGGRVEDRLNRYFNTSNFSQPAIYTLGNMSRTSGYLRTPGLRNFDLSVFKEFAVTDRVRTELRGEAFNAFNTPQFAGPDTGVSDATFGVISSQANSPRQIQIALKIRF from the coding sequence ATGCCTGGTCGAAATGCTTTGTCTAATCGCCCCTCGTTGGGTTCCAACCGGTATCAAGAGGCCAACATGCGTCAGAAAAGATATTCATCTACTTTTAGTTTTTCTTTCAGGTCAATATTCCGGTTTGCATTTCTATTTTCCCTTGTTTTTGTATCTGGACCCTTTGCCAAGGCGCAGAAGATCACTGCCTCGCTTACGGGAACGGTTCGCGACGCCAGCGCCGCCACGATACAGAACGCGGCTATTACCGCAACCAATACCGGTACCCAGGTGTCCGCGACGACGCGAACGGATCGTGCGGGACAGTTTGAATTTTCGAACCTGCCTCCGGGGCCGTACAGCCTGTCGGTGGATGCAGCCGGATTCAAGAGGCTGCTTCGCTCCGGCCTGGTCTTAAATATCGATCAGACGGTGCACTTCGACCTTGGGCTGGAGGTCGGATCGGACAATCAAACAGTTGAAGTCAACTCTGCTGAGCCTCTGCTGGAGGCTCAGACTTCGGATATCGGTCAGGTCATCGACAATAAAAGTATCGAGAATCTTCCCTTAAATCAGCGCAATCCATTTGCCTTAGTGCTTCTGGTTCCGGGAGTATCGGGCACGGTAACCTCCACCTTTACAGGGCTTCAGTTCAATGTGAACGGTGGCAGATCCGGCACTACGGATGTCTTGCTGGATGGCGTTCCATCTGCTCCTCCGACCGATGATTCGAATGCCTTGACGATCTTTCCCTCGGTCGATGCGACGCAGGAGTTCAAGGTACAGACGAGCAATTACTCGGTGCAGTTTGGAAACGCCGGTGGAGGCATCATGAACGTCCTCTATAAATCCGGCACGAATGATCTTCATGGGAGCGTTTACGACTACTTTAGAAATTCGTATCTCGATGCGAACAATTACTTCTCCAATCAGGCGGGTGTGCCGCTGCCGAGCTTCAAGCGAAACCAGTTCGGCTTCAGCTTAGGTGGGCCTGTCTACATCCCCAAGCTTTACAACGGTCGTGATAAAACGTTTTTCTTTGTGGACTATGAAGGGCTGCGTCAGGACACAGCCACTTCCGTCCTGACGACGGTCCCGACGCTTGCTGAGCGAGGCGGCGACTTCTCCGCCGACACTACAAGCTCCGGTGCTCCGATCACGCTCTACGATCCGACAACGACGAAGGCCACGACCTCTTCCTCGGGCGGAATTACCTATACAAGAGCCCCATTCAAAGGGAATAAGATTGATCCCTCGCGCTTCGATCCAGTCTCAGCGAATATTCTGAAGTATTTTCCTCTGCCTAATAGATCCAGTTCCTCGGGAAGAAATAATTACTTTGCGGCGGGCTCTGCACCCTACACGATCAATCAGTACGACATCAAGGTCGATGAGATTCTTTCGGCCCGGCAACGTATGTCGTTCCGGTTCTCCAAGAGAAATCCCGTCTCTGGTTTCGCGCCTCTGTTGCCTGCTTCGATCCTGGTTGCTCAGACCGCAACCATCAGCGCGCAGCCGGCGATAGGCGCAGGCTTCGACTATACCTTTGCCAAGAGTTCTACTTATATCTTCGAACTAAGGGCCGGCGTCAGCCACGTCTATCAGAACGCTACCGCGCCTTCCAGCGGATTCGATCCCACCACGCTGGGGTTTCCGTCTTATCTGGCCTCGTCGGCTCTTGCGACCTCGAAGAGCGCCCTGACCTTTCCGGCAATCGTTCCGTCTGGGTATGTGCAGATTGGCGCGGGTAATTATGGATCCATTGGTTCGGCGGGATATCTTGGCGACACCTTTCTCATCAACAACACGAAGATCGTTCATCATCACACGCTGAACTTTGGAGGAGAGTTCCGCATCCTGGCTAATAACGACGATCAGGTGGGACAGGCATCCGGAAACTTCAGCTTCGGTACGAACTTCACGCAGGGGCCGAATGCCCTGACGGCTTCCAGTTCCGCGGGAGACGGTTTTGCCTCGTTCCTACTTGGATTAGGATCAGGTTCGGTTACACATTACTTCAAGGTCGTCAATACGATCAGCCACTACGCAGCCGGTTATCTGCAGGACGACTGGACAGCCTCCGACAAACTTACTTTGAACCTGGGCATTCGGTACGATCTGTTTCTCCCCAGGACCGAACGGGATAATCGAACGACTTATCTGGATTTGAATGTCCCATCCCCGCTTGCGGCGACGACAGGACTTACTAGCCTGAAGGGCGGACTGGAGTATGCCGGAGTCAATGGAAATCCCAGAACGACAACCGACACGGTGTACAAGAACTTTGCACCTCGGGTGGGCTTCGCGTATCACCCGATCGACCGGCTCGTCGTCCGCGGAGCCTTCGGCATATTCTTCACCAACAACCCCAACCAGGCTGCCTCTACCGTTCAGAATACCGGCTACCGCACCAGCACATCCTATCTAGGCACAATTGACGGAGCCACACCGAATAACTATCTCTCCAATCCATTTCCAGGAGGTGCTTTTACTCCTGTGACGGGAAGTTCGCTGGGGTTAGTTACGGGAACGGGTGGAAGTATTTCTGCCAGTATTCGCAGACAGCCCTCTCCTTATACAGAGAACTACAACCTTGGCGTGGAGTATCAACTAGCGAAGGACTGGATGGTCGGTGTCTCTTACGTTGGCAATCACGGCGTCCAACTGCCGACCTCTCCGAACTACGATCAACTTCCAGATTCAGACCTCGCATTGGGAAGTCAGTTACTGGCGACGGTTCCTAACCCGCTTCAGGGGCAGGTTCAGATAGCTGGTCCACTCTCGGGAGCCACGATCCAGAAGAGATATCTGCTCTCACCGTTTCCCCAATTTACAGGTGTAAGTGGCGTCGTTGTCGCTGGGGCGATCTCGCACTATGACTCGGTGCAGATTCGAGTTGAAAAGCGATTCAGCAAGCGCGCCACGCTTCTTCTTTCCTACACGGGCAGTAAGTCGATGGACGACGACTCAGTTGGATTTGGCGGTAACTTCGGAACCAATGGTGTCTATCAGGATGCGAGTATTCCGCTGATACAGGATTCATATTCCTTATCTACCTTTGACGTATCGCGCAATCTGGTTATCAGTGGCGTATACAAGCTTCCGATAGGACGAGGTGAGCTCTTTGGCAATTCATGGAATCGCTTTGTCGATGCGCTATTTGGTGGATATCAGTTCAATGGAATCTTTTCAGCCCATAACGGCAATCCGCTGGCCTTCTCGGCAAACAATGTCGCGAATATCCTGAACCCCGGCGAACGTCCGAATAGCAATGGTCAGAATGCGAGTCTCGGAGGAAGGGTGGAAGACCGATTGAACCGATACTTCAATACGTCCAACTTCTCTCAACCCGCCATCTACACGTTGGGGAATATGTCGCGCACGTCTGGATATCTGCGCACTCCCGGACTGCGCAACTTCGATCTCTCAGTCTTCAAGGAGTTTGCCGTGACGGACAGAGTAAGAACGGAGCTGCGAGGTGAAGCCTTCAACGCCTTCAACACGCCTCAATTCGCGGGGCCCGATACAGGCGTATCCGATGCAACGTTCGGTGTCATCTCGTCTCAGGCCAACTCGCCACGTCAGATACAGATCGCGCTGAAGATTCGGTTCTGA
- a CDS encoding WD40 repeat domain-containing protein, whose product MNESSLPSAVCTLNRFARVAIACITIFGAVTRFAPAQEHPAATSTPLASAAYVHYLLALRFASDGIKYEALREAAASLRVQREGNPAAGLAFQLIAEQRQDVHVRLCCMTANIILARYNTDGSRVLIVLDDKTASIWDAHTGKRIAGPMRHEGDVLAAAWSADGRRVVTSSRDAAVQLWDAATGQLLHARFHTEKPLSHIALSPDGQRVLGSMEGEVYLLDAATGAALATKLRYHDDVNVVMFSNDGEHAFVGTNDDSADLLDPMTGKRLHRLSLGNAIFSAMFSQDSRLVLIGSEDHTAKIWDTNTGVQQGSSFTHTGPVSDAVFSPDGKRVLTTSYDHTARVWDARTGKALTPLLQHSAPLIDGGFSADASLVFTHGRDQSIRVWSATTGEAMMLPLHYTSNISDAVFSPTDPSLLVAIGNSAEVLDMPPSDLAPVWLADLAEFAASRSRFSQITPPGPSRIEKLQADLLASHVDDPWTRFGRWYFSASSQRGVSPWSKLSMQQYVDQLLGLNTPESLSYARQIAFDHPAWMVKIDAAQKALAAEKGRDVR is encoded by the coding sequence ATGAACGAATCTTCTCTGCCATCTGCTGTCTGCACTTTGAACAGGTTTGCCCGCGTCGCTATTGCATGTATCACGATATTTGGGGCTGTGACTCGATTTGCTCCGGCGCAGGAGCATCCGGCGGCTACCTCTACACCTCTGGCGTCTGCGGCATACGTTCACTACCTGCTGGCTCTGAGGTTCGCGTCGGATGGAATCAAATACGAGGCACTTCGAGAAGCCGCGGCAAGCCTTCGTGTGCAGCGCGAGGGCAATCCGGCAGCAGGTCTCGCATTTCAACTTATCGCTGAACAACGCCAGGATGTGCACGTCAGGCTATGCTGCATGACGGCGAACATTATCCTGGCTCGCTATAACACGGATGGCTCCCGGGTCTTGATCGTGCTCGATGATAAGACTGCAAGCATCTGGGATGCGCATACGGGGAAGAGGATTGCCGGGCCGATGCGACACGAAGGCGATGTCCTCGCGGCAGCCTGGAGCGCCGATGGACGCCGGGTTGTTACCAGCTCGCGCGATGCGGCAGTACAGCTATGGGACGCAGCTACCGGGCAGCTTCTGCATGCTCGATTCCACACGGAGAAACCTCTTTCCCATATCGCGCTAAGCCCGGATGGGCAGCGAGTGCTAGGCAGTATGGAGGGGGAAGTTTATCTGCTGGATGCCGCGACGGGCGCGGCACTCGCGACGAAGCTCCGATACCACGATGACGTGAATGTCGTGATGTTCAGCAATGACGGGGAGCACGCGTTCGTTGGGACAAACGACGACAGTGCGGATCTGCTGGATCCTATGACCGGAAAACGTCTGCATCGGCTGTCGCTGGGCAATGCGATCTTCAGCGCAATGTTCAGTCAGGACAGCAGGCTTGTACTGATCGGCTCGGAAGATCACACCGCAAAGATCTGGGATACGAACACCGGTGTGCAGCAAGGCAGTTCCTTCACGCATACAGGGCCTGTCAGCGATGCGGTGTTCAGCCCGGATGGAAAGCGTGTGCTGACGACGTCCTACGATCACACGGCTCGCGTGTGGGATGCGCGAACCGGCAAGGCTCTTACGCCTCTGTTGCAGCATAGTGCGCCGCTGATTGATGGCGGCTTCAGCGCGGATGCTTCGCTCGTCTTTACCCATGGACGGGATCAGTCCATCCGCGTGTGGAGCGCCACAACGGGAGAGGCCATGATGTTGCCCCTGCACTATACGAGCAACATAAGTGATGCGGTGTTCAGCCCGACGGATCCCTCGCTGTTGGTTGCCATCGGCAATAGCGCCGAAGTGCTGGACATGCCGCCGAGCGATCTCGCGCCGGTGTGGCTTGCCGATCTGGCGGAGTTTGCAGCCAGCCGCTCACGCTTTTCTCAGATAACGCCGCCGGGCCCTTCCAGGATCGAAAAGCTTCAGGCTGATCTACTTGCGTCACACGTGGATGATCCGTGGACGCGGTTCGGGAGGTGGTACTTCTCCGCGTCGAGTCAGCGCGGCGTGTCTCCCTGGAGCAAGCTCTCGATGCAGCAGTACGTCGATCAGCTCCTCGGCTTGAATACTCCGGAATCGCTAAGCTATGCCCGGCAGATTGCCTTCGATCATCCAGCATGGATGGTGAAGATAGATGCCGCTCAGAAAGCATTGGCCGCAGAGAAAGGCAGGGATGTCCGGTGA